One window from the genome of Vidua chalybeata isolate OUT-0048 chromosome 3, bVidCha1 merged haplotype, whole genome shotgun sequence encodes:
- the ZNF292 gene encoding zinc finger protein 292 isoform X3 — MENGSQELHILTTLTQEKGVWKNPILCGILSQEQLDPDKVNEFLMSEGPVLLDMRIKHLMKTKQLVQATALAKLCSDHPEICAKGNFKQTYLVCLCSGSPNERLMEEIAEVDCKDALEMICNLESDGDEKSALILCAAFLSRQLQQGEMYCAWELTLFWSKLQQRVEPSIQVYLERCRQLSVLTKTVYHIFFLIKVINSEIDGAGLATCIELCVKALRLESSENADVKISICKTISCLLPDDLEVKRACQLSEFLLEPTVDAYYAVEMLYNQPDQKYDEENLPIPNSLRCELLLVLKTQWPFDPEFWDWKTLKRQCLALMGEEASIVSSIDELNDSEVYEKVEDGQEDSKETSLNGLAGIDEATSLLRGIRDEKQKKREIKKLRERGFISARFRNWQAYMQYCVLCDKEFLGHRIVRHAQKHYKDGIYSCPICAQNFSSKENFVPHVTLHVKKSSKERLAAMKPLRRLGRPPKIATANENQKTNSVSKQEQRPIKKNSLYSTDFIVFNDNDGSDDENDDKDKPYIPEIVPVQKPPPVNEFTCPVTLCKKGFKYFKNLIAHAKGHKDNEEAKRFLEMQSKKVICQYCRRHFVSVTHLNDHLQMHCGSKPYICIQMKCKAGFNSYAELLTHRREHQVFRAKCMFPKCGRVFSEAYLLYDHEAQHYNTYTCRVTGCGKVYRSQNELEKHVEDHNKQTEKEEQPENQTNQPDLSQPSKANESTDGVAVKEELTSPPAENRSSFIEGENVWNQIKAEPVGNESVNASVSVLQQSNSLPNAGSEQSPVGSIKTEETVPAGSIKLSVVNQKIRDNFMKRGKLAATASKVDTTKPGVQQLCPSVDSCLPVFQERKEEGCLSQTQNIQTVSVTSDTLKPEALESKSLERQVSIVNPFSMQNQTGYRNGVPISKLEIEDSIKAAANLYNLPLKTLETITFVPSQPNINSSLLPAVSPAAPVQKFNCQVEGCTRTYNSSQSIGKHMKAAHPDEYAAFKMQRKNKKPRKSSNLQNVPNDEKIVYLTPSQVGNPSDAAFTAQNKSNLNPTCSSQVQHVSSTLFPTHLENLANPMLPIVESVINPNLSTRIKSEPESVLCSQMETLSATTLPSQLDDLAKTVMPLNIDGGSDPFLPLPAENGPMSLFPSSAENPPNSVFSQLENNTNSFSLQLEGNTSSTFPKEESVDQIFPSQLSTENNFSETSSHHPASEKVKKDRGRGSNGRERKPKHNKRAKWPAIIRDGKFICSRCFRVFTNPRSLGGHLSKRSYCKPLEGSEISPEALQANGQSLLASMILSSNSLNLQQPQESAFNPETCFKDPSFLQLLAAENRSALQTMFPRASVTNFNTSGNEEGNQIIKQALETAGIPSSFDNTEALPRVVTSCVSGTTQINAAVLPSSATPSLLQTVCNPSTLLTDQNRTLNAKIPPLNECKTLPVFATENLMLKTIENGLCPSSYSNTVAAAQNFAGNSSRVSVISSPKNSGSSNLNKKGTSSSKRKRKTPTPLLVPNTSQKLAVNNATVMGLLTKSTEGNMQIQGENFQSNLLANCGSQTVVENLAQKLSNVDNQLFMASIKENFKTNLEAHTVLPPLTVKTENGDSQMMAANSCVQANSEEQISQDSVMQNFEKTLEIIKTAMNSQVLDVKTEIQDTVAASGHNLQVNNAQAASENSAHSVKLPTSTQFAVHTGKVAAAKGSSAQSEISQKDDTQMSEILEGLQKLKLEDDSPIPISETVSQCPPADKLAPAVPVVSTENKPLIQLSAEASNIQFSDRVNKPFVCQNPGCSYSAMTKDALFKHYGKIHQYTAEMILEIKKHQLKYAPFKCVVATCPKTFTRNSNLRAHCQLVHHFTTEEMVKLKIKRPYGRRSQNETVNTAPQPVEIKTVQTLVIENKTVAPLVKETQIKEVVEPVKVLEKLLPENNIPERLEKPPQVVSVPLEQHNPASFDSTPEQTKVRKARKHRKEKEERNGRKPVTKSLEFPTRYSPYRPYRCVHQGCFAAFTIQQNLILHYQAVHKSDLPAFSAEVEEENEQGKEEREEVETKPAVREFRCEVSDCSRIFQEVTSLIQHYMKLHDMTPEQIGSMKSAPEVGRFFCDQSQCKSSFTAYLNYVVHLETEHSVDIKPNKVEDDGMFKCDCEGCDRIYATRSNLLRHIFNKHNDRHKDHLIRPRRLTPGQENISSKANQEKPLKSKQRGLKNRSGKEGNRLSVKTKRKKNVNLENKNSKGIQVQENKGYSLKRGKYVYFIKARNDALSECTSRFITQYPCMIKGCSSVVTSESNIIRHYKCHKLSKAFTSQHRNLLIVSKKHSVTQVKEASCEPEETDQKTDVKEPEPSLTASNNDSSTTTLSQKETEKGEKDEVDELTELFITKLINEDSSTVENQAKISSNVNSDLQETSSCPSEKQKSNNLKRANKEKNVSQSKRKRAEKTEEALPSGGSSLHKEEETAVAIQTAEEQPAAFDWSSFKPMGFEVSFLKFLEESAVKQKKNSEREYHSGGTKKGSHSNSRKASEKAPVASDNISWSCSETETLVPFANPSRLPCGDNVKIVLDKTLKDCTERVLKQLQEMKPVVSLRKLEGRWEDDPEVIAAKVIVLGTEEGESKS, encoded by the exons ATGGAAAATGGCAGCCAGGAACTGCACATTTTAACAACACTTACACAAGAGAAAGGAGTGTGGAAGAACCCAATATTGTGTGGTATTCTGTCCCAGGAACAGTTGGACCCAGATAAAG tgaatgaatttttaatgtcaGAAGGCCCTGTCCTGCTGGATATGCGTATTAAGCAcctaatgaaaacaaagcaattagTGCAAGCTACTGCCCTGGCAAAACTCTGCTCTGACCATCCAGAAATCTGTGCGAAAGGCAATTTCAAACAAACCTACCTGGTCTGTCTTTGTTCAGGATCACCAAATGAAAGGCTAATGGAAGAA ATTGCAGAAGTAGATTGCAAGGATGCACTAGAAATGATCTGTAACCTGGAATCTGATGGAGATGAAAAAAGTGCTCTAATTCTATGTGCAGCATTTCTATCTCGCCAGCTGCAGCAAGGGGAAATGTACTGTGCCTG GGAACTGACTCTTTTCTGGAGTAAACTGCAGCAAAGGGTAGAGCCTTCTATTCAAGTGTATCTAGAGAGATGTCGTCAACTTTCTGTGTTAACTAAGACTGTTTatcacattttcttcctgattaAAGTAATTAATTCAGAG ATTGATGGTGCTGGACTTGCGACGTGCATTGAACTGTGTGTGAAAGCATTGCGCTTGGAATCCAGTGAAAATGCAGATGTCAAAATATCTATTTGCAAGACTATCTCCTGCTTACTTCCAGATGATTTGGAGGTGAAACGTGCTTGTCAGCTGAGTGAATTTCTTCTGGAACCCACTGTGGATGCATATTATGCTGTTGAAATGCTATATAATCAGCCTGATCAGAAGTATGATGAAGAGAATCTTCCAATACCAAATTCTTTGCGCTGTGAGCTCTTACTTGTACTGAAAACTCAGTGGCCTTTTGATCCAGAGTTCTGGGACTGGAAAACTCTAAAGCGTCAGTGTCTGGCACTTATGGGAGAGGAGGCATCCATCGTGTCATCCATAGACGAACTAAATGATAGTGAAGTTTATGAGAAGGTTGAGGATGGCCAAGAAGATAGTAAAGAAACTTCTCTGAATGGGCTTGCTGGCATTGATGAGGCTACCAGCCTTCTTAGGGGTATCagagatgaaaagcagaaaaaaagagaaatcaaaaaaCTCAGAGAGAGAGGGTTCATATCAGCTAGATTTAGGAACTGGCAAGCTTACATGCAGTATTGTGTGTTATGTGACAAGGAATTCCTAGGTCATAGAATAGTTAGGCATGCACAGAAACATTACAAAGATGGAATTTACAGTTGCCCTATTTGTGCCCAAAATTTTAGTTCTAAAGAAAACTTTGTTCCCCATGTAACTTTGCATGTGAAAAAATCTAGCAAGGAGAGATTGGCTGCTATGAAACCACTGAGGCGACTGGGAAGACCTCCTAAAATAGCAACTGCCAATGAGaatcagaaaacaaattctgtatCCAAACAGGAGCAACGACCCATTAAGAAGAACAGCCTCTATTCAACAGACTTCATTGTGTTTAATGATAATGATGGCTCAGATGATGAAAACGATGACAAAGATAAACCTTATATACCAGAGATAGTGCCAGTTCAAAAGCCACCCCCTGTTAATGAATTCACCTGCCCTGTAACACTTTgtaaaaaaggctttaaatattttaaaaatctaatagCACATGCAAAGGGCCATAAAGATAATGAAGAAGCTAAACGTTTCCTTGAAATGCAGAGCAAAAAAGTGATTTGCCAGTACTGTAGACGACATTTTGTAAGTGTTACTCACCTGAACGATCATTTACAAATGCACTGTGGCAGCAAGCCTTATATCTGCATACAGATGAAATGTAAGGCTGGCTTTAACAGTTATGCTGAGCTGCTGACCCATAGGAGAGAGCATCAAGTCTTCAGAGCTAAGTGTATGTTTCCCAAATGTGGCAGAGTGTTTTCTGAAGCCTATTTACTCTATGATCATGAAGCACAACACTATAATACCTATACCTGCAGAGTCACAGGCTGTGGGAAGGTGTACCGCTCACAGAACGAACTGGAGAAGCATGTTGAGGATCACAACAAGCAGACTGAGAAAGAAGAGCAGCCTGAAAACCAAACTAATCAGCCTGATCTTAGTCAGCCTTCTAAAGCTAATGAAAGTACTGATGGAGTTGCAGTTAAAGAGGAATTGACATCTCCTCCAGCTGAAAACCGAAGCAGTTTCATTGAAGGAGAAAACGTCTGGAACCAAATCAAAGCAGAGCCAGTAGGGAATGAAAGTGTAAATGCATCGGTGAGTGTACTGCAGCAAAGTAATTCCTTGCCTAATGCTGGTTCAGAGCAGTCTCCTGTGGGTtcaataaaaacagaagaaacagttCCAGCAGGCAGCATTAAGCTGTCTGTTGTTAACCAGAAGATCCGAGATAACTTCATGAAAAGAGGTAAATTGGCTGCTACTGCTAGTAAAGTAGATACTACTAAACCTGGAGTCCAGCAGTTGTGCCCATCAGTTGACTCTTGTCTTCCAGTTTTCcaagagagaaaggaggaaggcTGTCTCAGTCAGACTCAGAATATTCAAACTGTTTCTGTGACCTCAGACACATTAAAACCAGAAGCCCTTGAATCAAAAAGCTTAGAAAGACAAGTGAGCATTGTAAATCCATTCAGCATGCAGAATCAGACAGGGTATCGAAACGGTGTACCCATTTCCAAACTTGAAATTGAAGACAGTATTAAAGCTGCAGCTAATCTATACAACCTGCCTTTAAAAACTTTAGAAACTATTACATTTGTTCCATCACAGCCTAACATAAATAGCTCTTTACTTCCAGCTGTGTCACCAGCAGCCCCAGTTCAGAAATTTAATTGTCAGGTTGAGGGGTGTACTCGAACGTACAATTCATCACAGAGCATTGGCAAACACATGAAGGCAGCACACCCTGATGAATATGCCGCTTTTAAAATGCAGCGTAAGAATAAGAAACCGCGAAAATCCAGCAATTTGCAAAATGTGCCGAATGATGAGAAGATTGTATATCTTACGCCATCACAAGTGGGCAATCCCAGTGATGCTGCTTTTACTGCACAGAACAAATCAAATTTGAATCCCACCTGTTCCAGTCAAGTGCAGCATGTCTCAAGTACTCTTTTCCCAACCCACCTAGAAAATCTGGCGAATCCTATGTTGCCTATAGTGGAAAGCGTCATAAATCCAAATTTGTCTACTCGTATTAAAAGCGAGCCAGAGAGTGTTTTGTGTTCACAAATGGAAACTTTGTCTGCTACAACCTTACCTTCCCAGTTGGATGATCTGGCAAAAACAGTTATGCCTTTGAATATTGATGGTGGTTCAgatccttttcttcctttgcctgCAGAAAATGGTCCAATGTCTCTCTTTCCTTCATCAGCAGAGAATCCTCCAAATTCAGTCTTCTCACAACTGGAAAATAACACAAATAGCTTTTCTTTGCAACTAGAAGGAAACACTAGTTCTACCTTCCCAAAAGAGGAAAGTGTTGATCAAATATTTCCCTCACAATTGAGTACTGAAAATAACTTCAGTGAAACTAGTTCTCATCACCCAGCTtcagaaaaggtgaaaaaagatCGTGGCAGGGGCTCaaatgggagagaaaggaagcCAAAACATAACAAGCGAGCAAAGTGGCCAGCAATAATTAGAGATGGCAAATTTATCTGTAGCAGGTGTTTCAGAGTTTTTACTAATCCTAGATCACTTGGTGGTCACTTATCTAAGAGGTCTTACTGTAAGCCTCTTGAAGGATCAGAAATTTCTCCAGAAGCTCTGCAGGCTAATGGACAGTCTTTGCTTGCCAGTATGATTCTTTCTTCAAATTCATTAAACTTGCAGCAACCTCAGGAGTCTGCCTTCAATCCAGAGACTTGTTTTAAAGATCCATCATTCCTCCAGTTACTTGCAGCTGAAAATCGTTCTGCACTGCAGACTATGTTTCCACGGGCCAGTGTGACTAACTTTAATACCAGTGGGAATGAGGAAGGTAATCAAATTATAAAGCAAGCCTTGGAAACTGCAGGCATCCCAAGTAGCTTTGATAATACAGAAGCACTTCCACGTGTGGTTACAAGCTGTGTCTCCGGAACAACTCAGATAAATGCAGCTGTtctccccagctcagccacGCCCTCTCTGCTGCAGACAGTCTGTAACCCCAGTACCCTGCTGACAGACCAAAACAGGACCCTCAATGCCAAAATTCCTCCACTAAACGAATGCAAGACTTTGCCTGTTTTTGCAACAGAGAACTTAATGCTAAAGACCATTGAAAATGGCTTGTGTCCTAGCTCATATTCTAACACTGTTGCAGCAGCACAAAACTTTGCAGGGAACAGTTCACGAGTTTCAGTTATCAGTAGTCCCAAGAATTCGGGATCAAGTAACTTGAATAAGAAGGGAACCAGCTCTtcaaagaggaagagaaaaacaccTACACCCCTGCTTGTACCCAATACATCACAGAAATTAGCAGTAAACAATGCAACAGTAATGGGACTTCTAACCAAAAGCACTGAAGGAAACATGCAAATACAGGGAGAAAATTTTCAGTCCAACTTGCTGGCAAATTGTGGCTCTCAAACAGTAGTGGAAAACCTTGCACAGAAACTCAGTAATGTTGACAATCAGTTATTCATGGCCAGTATCAAAGagaatttcaaaacaaatcTTGAGGCTCATACAGTTCTGCCTCCTTTAAcagtaaaaactgaaaatgggGATTCCCAAATGATGGCTGCAAATTCTTGTGTGCAGGCAAATTCGGAAGAACAGATTTCACAGGACAGTGTTATGCAGAACTTTGAAAAAACCctggaaataattaaaactgcTATGAATTCACAGGTGCTTGACgtgaaaactgaaattcaggATACTGTTGCTGCTTCAGGACACAACTTGCAAGTAAATAACGCCCAGGCTGCTTCAGAAAATTCTGCACACAGTGTAAAACTACCCACTTCTACACAGTTTGCTGTGCACACAGGGAAGGTTGCTGCTGCAAAAGGTAGCTCTGCTCAGTCTGAGATATCTCAAAAGGATGATACCCAAATGTCAGAAATTTTGGAAGGCTTGCAAAAACTGAAGCTGGAAGATGAttctcccattcccatctcTGAGACTGTTTCTCAGTGTCCTCCAGCAGATAAGCTAGCACCAGCAGTTCCTGTTGTATCAACTGAAAATAAACCTCTCATCCAGCTATCTGCAGAGGCAAGTAACATTCAGTTTAGTGATAGAGTTAATAAACCTTTTGTATGTCAGAATCCTGGCTGCAGTTACAGTGCTATGACTAAAGACGCATTATTTAAACACTATGGCAAGATCCATCAGTACACTGCAGAAATGATactagaaataaagaaacaccAACTGAAGTATGCCCCATTCAAATGTGTTGTAGCTACCTGTCCAAAAACATTCACAAGAAACTCTAATCTCCGAGCACACTGTCAGCTTGTACATCATTTTACAACAGAGGAgatggtaaaattaaaaattaagaggCCTTATGGCAGAAGGTCTCAAAATGAAACTGTAAACACAGCCCCACAACCTGTTGAAATAAAAACTGTGCAGACACTAgtaatagaaaacaaaactgtagcTCCATTGGTCAAAGAAACTCAGATAAAGGAAGTTGTAGAGCCCGTAAAAGTATTGGAAAAACTTCTGCCAGAAAATAATATTCCTGAAAGACTGGAAAAACCTCCACAGGTGGTTTCTGTTCCACTGGAGCAGCACAATCCAGCATCTTTTGATAGTACGCCAGAACAAACCAAAGTACGCAAGGCTAGGAAgcacaggaaggagaaagaggagaggaatgGTAGGAAGCCCGTAACAAAATCTCTGGAGTTTCCCACTAGGTACAGCCCTTACAGACCATACCGGTGTGTCCATCAGGGCTGCTTTGCAGCTTTCACAATACAACAAAACCTAATTCTTCATTACCAAGCTGTGCACAAATCAGACCTCCctgctttctctgctgaagTGGAGGAGGAGAATGAGCAAGGCAAAGAAGAACGCGAGGAGGTGGAAACCAAACCTGCTGTCAGAGAGTTCAGGTGTGAGGTGAGTGACTGCTCTCGCATCTTCCAGGAGGTTACCAGCTTGATACAGCATTATATGAAGCTTCATGACATGACCCCAGAGCAAATTGGAAGCATGAAATCTGCTCCAGAGGTGGGAAGGTTTTTCTGTGACCAGTCTCAGTGTAAGTCCTCATTTACAGCATATCTTAATTATGTTGTGCATCTTGAGACGGAGCACAGTGTTGATATAAAGCCAAACAAAGTAGAAGATGATGGCATGTTCAAGTGTGACTGTGAAGGCTGTGACCGTATTTATGCTACTAGGTCTAACCTCTTGAGGCATATTTTTAACAAACATAATGACAGGCATAAAGATCATCTAATAAGACCCAGGAGACTGACACCAGgccaggaaaatatttcaagcaaAGCAAATCAGGAGAAACCTTTGAAGTCTAAACAGAGAGGACTCAAAAACAGATCAGGAAAAGAGGGTAACAGgctttcagtgaaaacaaaacgaaagaaaaatgtgaacttggaaaacaaaaactcaaaagGAATACAGGTTCAGGAAAATAAGGGTTATTCACTGAAACGTGGCAAGTACGTGTATTTTATAAAGGCCAGAAACGATGCCTTGTCGGAATGTACAAGCAGGTTCATAACTCAGTATCCATGTATGATAAAAGGATGTTCATCCGTAGTCACAAGTGAAAGTAACATAATAAGGCATTATAAATGTCACAAACTGTCCAAAGCTTTTACTTCCCAACACAGGAATCTTCTTATTGTATCTAAAAAACACTCTGTCACCCAAGTAAAAGAAGCCTCTTGTGAGCCGGAGGAAACTGATCAAAAAACTGATGTGAAAGAGCCTGAACCGAGTTTGACAGCGAGCAATAATGATTCAAGCACAACTACCTTATCacaaaaggaaactgaaaaaggTGAGAAGGATGAAGTGGATGAACTGACAGAACTATTCATTACTAAACTAATTAATGAGGATTCTTCAACTGTTGAAAATCAAGCAAAAATCTCTTCCAATGTAAATAGTGACTTGCAGGAgaccagctcctgcccctcagagaagcaaaaatcaaacaacctgaaaagagcaaataaagaaaaaaatgtttctcagaGTAAGAGAAAGAGAGCTGAGAAAACAGAGGAAGCACTGCCCAGTGGCGGGAGTAGCCTGCACAAGGAGGAAGAGACTGCTGTCGCCATTCAAACGGCCGAGGAGCAACCTGCAGCTTTTGACTGGAGCTCATTCAAGCCAATGGGTTTTGAAGTGTCGTTCCTCAAGTTCCTTGAAGAATCTGCTGTGAAGCAAAAGAAGAACTCTGAAAGAGAATACCATAGTGGTGGAACCAAAAAAGGATCCCATTCAAACTCTCGGAAAGCCAGCGAGAAGGCCCCTGTAGCAAGCGATAACATTTCCTGGTCGTGTTCTGAAACTGAAACCCTGGTACCATTTGCCAACCCATCACGGCTTCCATGTGGTGATAATGTAAAGATAGTGTTAGACAAGACTCTTAAAGACTGCACTGAGCGTGTGTTGAAGCAGCTTCAGGAAATGAAACCTGTTGTCAGTTTGAGAAAGCTCGAAGGACGTTGGGAGGATGATCCAGAGGTTATAGCTGCAAAAGTAATTGTTTTGGGTACTGAGGAAGGGGAATCAAAGTCCTGA